One part of the Vicia villosa cultivar HV-30 ecotype Madison, WI linkage group LG6, Vvil1.0, whole genome shotgun sequence genome encodes these proteins:
- the LOC131613096 gene encoding ethylene-responsive transcription factor ERF024, whose amino-acid sequence MAGTTTTHASSSSSGKVSTGRHPVYRGVRRRGNGKWVSEIREPKKPNRIWLGTFPTPEMAAIAYDVAALALKGKNAELNFPNSSSSLPVPASSSARDIQTAAASAAAAIGAAEDALVNINEGNNMNHAAMAAPQDFFSVGENENSYNVNEFIDEDMIFDMPNVLANMAEGMLLSPPRFDYANNGYGYDDTPESYMSDDQNLWSYPYFP is encoded by the coding sequence ATGGCTGGAACAACTACTACTCATGCATCGTCGTCCTCATCTGGAAAAGTCTCGACCGGCCGTCATCCGGTGTACCGTGGAGTGAGGCGTAGAGGTAACGGAAAATGGGTGTCTGAAATCCGTGAACCGAAAAAACCTAATAGGATTTGGTTAGGGACATTCCCAACGCCTGAGATGGCAGCTATTGCTTATGATGTAGCTGCTCTTGCTCTTAAGGGTAAAAATGCTGAGCTGAATTTCCctaactcttcttcttctttacctGTTCCTGCTTCTTCCTCTGCTCGCGATATTCAGACGGCTGCAGCTAGTGCTGCAGCCGCCATAGGCGCAGCAGAGGATGCGCTTGTGAATATTAATGAGGGAAATAATATGAACCATGCAGCAATGGCGGCACCACAGGATTTTTTTTCGGTTGGTGAGAATGAGAATAGTTATAATGTTAATGAATTTATTGATGAGGATATGATCTTTGATATGCCTAATGTTTTGGCTAATATGGCTGAAGGAATGCTACTTAGTCCTCCTCGTTTCGACTATGCGAATAACGGCTACGGCTACGACGATACTCCAGAAAGTtatatgagtgatgatcaaaaccTTTGGAGTTATCCTTATTTTCCATAA